A genomic window from Arthrobacter sp. FW305-BF8 includes:
- a CDS encoding DUF4870 domain-containing protein, whose amino-acid sequence MAQDARDRRDTQSGQDLPQYHGVPANALPLTAGEDRQWATLAHFGGILGCVPALLIYLIFRDRGPFTAQESKEALNFTLPATIAAFVANLLVLLPVVGNLFAVLATLIWIALTCFAVSAGVHVNKGQPHRYPYNLRWIK is encoded by the coding sequence GTGGCACAAGACGCTCGCGACCGCAGGGACACACAGTCCGGCCAGGACCTGCCCCAGTACCATGGCGTTCCGGCCAATGCGCTTCCGCTGACCGCCGGCGAGGACCGGCAGTGGGCCACCCTGGCGCACTTCGGCGGCATTCTCGGCTGTGTTCCGGCCCTGCTGATTTACCTCATCTTCCGCGACCGCGGCCCGTTCACCGCGCAGGAGTCCAAGGAAGCCCTCAACTTCACGCTGCCGGCGACGATTGCGGCCTTCGTGGCCAACCTCCTGGTGCTGCTTCCGGTCGTCGGCAATCTGTTCGCCGTCCTGGCCACACTCATCTGGATTGCGCTGACCTGCTTCGCGGTGTCCGCCGGTGTCCACGTCAACAAGGGCCAGCCGCACCGGTACCCGTACAACCTCCGCTGGATCAAGTAA
- a CDS encoding DUF3097 domain-containing protein: MQYQTWGPQEIAAPAKNSLPEVPVERGMVLEDVQSGWVGAVTRVEKSGGMHVVALEDRRGKSRSFKLGFGFLLDGQPIRLMPPAPKAKPAGSGTAGRTASGSVRVEGQRAQVAKASRIWVEGKHDAELVEKVWGDDLRVEGIVVEPLHGIDDLTAAVASFRPGPGRRLGVLVDHLVPNSKESRIADAVMASPGAAGNVLIVGHPYVDVWQAIRPSVLGIPQWPVVPRGTDWKTGILTAFGWPHETKEDIGLGWQKLLGAVRTYADLEPALLGRVEEVIDFLTVP, encoded by the coding sequence ATGCAGTACCAGACCTGGGGCCCGCAGGAGATCGCAGCGCCTGCCAAGAACAGCCTGCCCGAGGTGCCGGTGGAGCGCGGCATGGTGCTGGAGGACGTCCAGTCCGGCTGGGTGGGCGCAGTGACCCGGGTGGAGAAATCCGGCGGCATGCACGTGGTGGCGCTCGAAGACCGCCGCGGAAAATCCCGGTCCTTCAAGCTTGGCTTCGGATTCCTCCTGGACGGCCAGCCGATCCGCCTGATGCCTCCGGCGCCCAAGGCGAAGCCCGCGGGATCGGGCACGGCCGGACGGACGGCGTCGGGTTCGGTGCGGGTGGAAGGGCAGCGCGCCCAGGTGGCCAAGGCCAGCCGGATCTGGGTTGAAGGCAAGCACGATGCCGAACTCGTGGAAAAAGTCTGGGGCGACGACCTCCGGGTGGAGGGCATCGTCGTTGAACCCCTGCACGGCATCGATGACCTGACGGCGGCCGTTGCGTCCTTCCGCCCCGGCCCCGGCCGCAGGCTGGGCGTTCTGGTGGACCATCTGGTCCCAAATTCCAAGGAGTCCAGGATTGCCGACGCCGTGATGGCGTCCCCCGGCGCCGCCGGAAACGTACTGATCGTCGGCCACCCGTACGTCGACGTCTGGCAGGCGATCCGCCCGTCGGTGCTGGGCATTCCGCAGTGGCCCGTTGTACCGCGCGGCACGGACTGGAAGACCGGTATCCTCACCGCCTTCGGCTGGCCGCACGAGACCAAGGAGGACATCGGCCTCGGCTGGCAGAAACTTCTCGGCGCCGTGCGCACCTACGCCGACCTTGAGCCCGCCCTGCTGGGCCGGGTGGAAGAGGTCATCGATTTTCTAACAGTGCCCTAA
- the dnaJ gene encoding molecular chaperone DnaJ, whose amino-acid sequence MSSHYDVLGVSAEATGEEIKKAYRKLARSLHPDVNPGEDAAERFKAVTHAYEVLSDPQKRRVYDTTGNENGTDNGFGGGGYAGQGFAFQDIFDTFFGAGGTSGPASRVRRGQDALISVRIDLRDAVFGVNKKLEVDTAVTCPTCEGSCCREGSHPERCDICGGSGQVQRAVRSILGQVMTAAPCGSCEGFGTVIKDPCNECSGQGRIRSRRSLTIKVPAGVATGTRIQLSGQGEAGPAGGPSGDLYVEIRVNNDPTYVREGDDLHATLNIPMTAAALGTELSLETFDGKQEIDVKAGTQSGEIITLRGLGVTHLRGYGRGDLRVHLQVETPSKLDPAQEDLLRQLAKLRGEQFSEGKLAAGGGVFAKLRDRLGNL is encoded by the coding sequence TTGAGCAGCCACTACGACGTTCTTGGAGTCTCCGCGGAAGCCACCGGCGAGGAGATCAAAAAGGCCTACCGCAAGCTGGCCCGTTCGCTTCACCCGGACGTCAACCCCGGGGAAGACGCCGCCGAACGGTTCAAGGCCGTCACCCACGCCTATGAGGTGCTGTCCGATCCGCAGAAGCGCAGGGTCTACGACACCACCGGCAACGAGAACGGCACGGACAATGGCTTTGGCGGCGGCGGTTATGCCGGCCAGGGATTCGCGTTCCAGGACATCTTCGACACCTTCTTCGGCGCCGGTGGCACCTCCGGCCCCGCGTCCCGCGTCCGCCGCGGACAGGACGCGCTCATCAGCGTGCGGATCGACTTGCGTGATGCCGTCTTCGGCGTCAACAAGAAGCTGGAAGTGGACACGGCCGTCACCTGTCCCACCTGCGAAGGGTCCTGCTGCCGCGAGGGCAGCCACCCGGAACGCTGCGACATCTGCGGCGGCAGCGGCCAGGTGCAGCGGGCGGTCCGTTCCATCCTCGGCCAGGTCATGACCGCCGCCCCCTGCGGCTCGTGCGAGGGCTTCGGCACGGTCATCAAGGACCCCTGCAACGAGTGCAGCGGCCAGGGCCGCATCCGCAGCCGCCGCTCCCTGACCATCAAGGTCCCGGCCGGTGTGGCCACCGGAACGCGGATCCAGCTCTCCGGCCAGGGCGAGGCCGGCCCGGCGGGCGGGCCGTCCGGCGACCTCTACGTGGAAATCCGCGTCAACAACGACCCCACGTATGTCCGTGAGGGCGACGATCTCCACGCGACGCTCAACATTCCCATGACCGCCGCCGCCCTCGGCACGGAACTGAGCCTGGAAACCTTCGACGGCAAGCAGGAGATCGACGTCAAGGCGGGCACACAGTCCGGCGAGATCATCACCCTCCGCGGCCTCGGCGTCACCCACCTGCGCGGCTACGGCCGCGGTGACCTCAGGGTTCACCTGCAGGTGGAAACGCCGTCCAAGCTCGACCCCGCCCAGGAGGACCTGCTGCGGCAGCTGGCCAAGCTCCGCGGCGAGCAGTTCTCCGAGGGCAAGCTCGCAGCCGGCGGCGGCGTCTTCGCCAAGCTGCGGGACCGCCTCGGTAACCTGTAG
- the hemW gene encoding radical SAM family heme chaperone HemW, which yields MPSVLPLGDPAPSDGLLPQQAADGAAARAFGLYVHIPFCAVRCGYCDFNTYTATELGGGASQDAYASTAISEVDFAARVLEQSGLPARKLSTVFFGGGTPTLLPAEDLARILRAAIDTWGIEPGAEVTTEANPDSVTPESLQLLADAGFTRVSFGMQSAVPHVLKVLDRTHTPSRVPLVVQWARDAGLAVSLDLIYGTPGESLEDWRFSLETALSYQPDHISAYALIIEDGTKLAAQIRRGEVPEIDDDDHADKYELADRMITDAGLNWYEVSNWSATPEQACRHNLAYWRGDDWWGIGPGAHSHVGGVRWWNVKHPTAYAGRLGSGVSPAAGRETLDPETRGVEKVMLEARLSSGLETAALSPAGRKAVAGLIADGLVVPEAAFRGRLVLTLKGRLLADAVVRRILPD from the coding sequence ATGCCTAGCGTTCTTCCCCTCGGCGACCCCGCGCCGTCGGACGGCCTGCTGCCGCAACAGGCGGCGGACGGTGCGGCCGCCCGGGCCTTCGGACTCTACGTGCACATCCCGTTCTGCGCGGTGCGGTGCGGTTACTGCGACTTCAACACCTATACCGCAACCGAGCTCGGCGGCGGCGCGTCCCAGGACGCGTACGCCTCCACCGCCATCTCGGAAGTGGACTTTGCCGCGCGGGTCCTTGAGCAGTCGGGGCTGCCCGCCCGCAAGCTGAGCACCGTGTTTTTCGGCGGCGGCACGCCGACGCTCCTGCCCGCAGAGGACCTGGCCAGAATCCTCCGTGCCGCCATCGACACCTGGGGGATCGAACCCGGCGCCGAGGTGACCACGGAGGCCAACCCGGACTCCGTCACGCCGGAATCCCTCCAACTGCTTGCCGACGCGGGCTTCACCCGGGTCTCCTTCGGCATGCAGTCCGCTGTGCCCCACGTGCTGAAGGTGCTGGACCGCACGCACACTCCGAGCCGTGTTCCGCTCGTGGTGCAGTGGGCGCGCGACGCCGGGCTGGCCGTCAGCCTGGACTTGATCTACGGAACACCGGGGGAGTCCCTCGAGGACTGGCGCTTTTCGCTCGAGACCGCCCTGTCGTACCAGCCGGACCACATCAGCGCCTACGCGCTGATCATTGAGGACGGCACCAAGCTCGCCGCCCAGATCCGCCGTGGCGAAGTTCCGGAAATCGACGACGACGACCACGCCGACAAGTACGAACTCGCCGACCGGATGATCACCGACGCCGGCCTGAACTGGTACGAGGTCAGCAACTGGTCCGCGACGCCGGAGCAGGCGTGCCGCCACAACCTCGCCTACTGGCGCGGGGACGACTGGTGGGGCATTGGCCCGGGCGCGCATTCGCACGTGGGCGGGGTGCGCTGGTGGAACGTCAAGCATCCCACCGCCTATGCCGGACGGCTCGGCTCAGGCGTCTCGCCGGCGGCAGGACGTGAAACGCTCGACCCGGAAACCCGGGGCGTCGAAAAGGTCATGCTGGAAGCCCGGCTTTCCTCGGGGCTCGAGACCGCTGCCCTGTCGCCGGCGGGCAGGAAGGCCGTGGCCGGGCTGATCGCCGACGGCCTGGTGGTGCCCGAGGCCGCCTTCAGGGGCCGCCTGGTCCTCACGCTGAAGGGCCGCCTGCTGGCGGATGCCGTGGTCCGCAGGATCCTGCCGGACTAG
- a CDS encoding GerMN domain-containing protein, producing MRSVLLSALLPAALLLSGCIADPDPAVTSANSPTSSSRRAAGTDGVPTTSAPLETTQSSNKAPVYWIGRSNSNVFLYREFRDVPDDENPITRALRAMMSETPLDPDFFTPWQNPKNLATSISGTNVITVDVSADAFNSNLDADMAQRAIQQLVYTATAAGASSGLIDSGQQIEVVILVDGHTDYLAFKHVKLGAPTSRSAGMVAPVWIIDPQQGTEVSDGRVKIAGRSTVPNGKLHWRILKVQDNGDKESYLTGEAVAAADPASSGVFGITVNLAPGNYEVRVSQTGPGKPEDELNVDSRGFTVR from the coding sequence ATTCGCTCCGTGCTGCTGTCCGCGCTGCTTCCGGCTGCCCTGCTGCTGTCCGGATGCATTGCCGATCCCGATCCTGCGGTGACATCCGCCAACTCTCCGACCTCCTCGTCCCGCCGGGCCGCCGGCACGGACGGCGTTCCCACTACCAGCGCTCCGCTGGAAACAACGCAGTCCTCGAACAAGGCGCCCGTTTACTGGATCGGGCGAAGCAACAGCAACGTCTTCCTGTACCGCGAGTTCCGCGACGTTCCTGACGATGAGAACCCGATCACACGGGCCCTGCGGGCCATGATGTCGGAGACGCCGCTGGATCCGGACTTCTTCACGCCGTGGCAGAACCCCAAGAACCTGGCGACGTCGATCTCGGGCACGAATGTCATTACCGTGGACGTCTCCGCGGATGCCTTCAACAGCAACCTCGACGCCGACATGGCCCAGCGGGCCATCCAGCAACTGGTCTACACCGCAACGGCCGCCGGGGCCAGCTCGGGCCTGATCGACTCAGGCCAGCAGATCGAGGTGGTCATCCTGGTGGACGGGCACACCGATTACCTGGCGTTCAAGCACGTGAAGCTCGGTGCGCCCACGTCCCGCAGCGCCGGAATGGTGGCACCGGTGTGGATCATCGATCCGCAGCAGGGCACCGAAGTCAGCGACGGACGGGTCAAGATCGCCGGACGAAGCACCGTCCCCAACGGCAAACTGCACTGGCGAATCCTCAAGGTCCAGGACAACGGCGACAAGGAAAGCTATCTGACCGGGGAAGCCGTGGCCGCAGCGGATCCCGCCAGCTCCGGGGTTTTCGGCATCACGGTCAACCTCGCGCCCGGCAACTACGAGGTTCGCGTCTCCCAGACCGGCCCAGGCAAGCCTGAGGACGAACTCAACGTGGACTCACGGGGTTTCACGGTTCGCTAA
- the hrcA gene encoding heat-inducible transcriptional repressor HrcA yields the protein MSEPRKLEVLRAIVEDYVHSREPVGSKALVERHHLGVSSATIRNDMAALEDEGLITAPHTSAGRIPTDKGYRLFVDQISAVKPLSPAEKRAIQTLLEGSEDLDDVLDRTARLLSQLTNQVAVVQYPHLSRAVVRHIEFVLLAPRKVLIVLIADSGKVDQRVVDAGQDLSDDTLAALRTRFMTGVAGTPVAILPQHLAAVVAGCTPAERSVAMALGKGLEGLAHNSREDRMVLAGTANLARSNVDFPLSIGPVLEALEEQVVMLRLLSDMAQDPRGVAVSIGRENPYDGLAEASVVATGYGPDATAKVGILGPTRMDYPTTMAAVRAVARYLSRILGP from the coding sequence GTGAGCGAACCACGGAAGCTTGAGGTGCTGCGCGCCATCGTGGAGGACTATGTCCATTCCCGCGAACCTGTCGGCTCCAAGGCCCTGGTGGAACGGCACCATCTGGGCGTTTCCAGCGCCACCATCCGCAACGACATGGCGGCACTGGAGGATGAGGGCCTCATCACGGCCCCGCACACCAGCGCAGGCAGGATTCCCACGGACAAGGGTTACCGCCTGTTCGTCGACCAGATCTCGGCGGTCAAGCCGCTCTCCCCGGCGGAGAAGCGCGCCATCCAGACCCTGCTCGAGGGGTCCGAGGACCTCGACGACGTCCTGGACCGGACGGCCCGGCTCCTGTCCCAGCTGACCAACCAGGTCGCCGTCGTGCAGTACCCGCACCTGAGCCGGGCCGTGGTCCGGCACATCGAATTTGTGCTGCTGGCCCCGCGGAAGGTGCTGATCGTGCTGATCGCAGACTCCGGCAAGGTTGACCAGCGCGTCGTCGACGCCGGACAGGACCTGTCAGACGACACTCTTGCCGCCCTGCGCACCCGGTTCATGACCGGTGTGGCCGGAACGCCGGTGGCCATCCTGCCCCAGCATCTGGCCGCCGTCGTGGCCGGCTGCACGCCGGCCGAACGTTCCGTTGCCATGGCCCTCGGCAAGGGGCTGGAGGGCCTGGCCCACAACAGCCGGGAGGACCGGATGGTCCTGGCCGGAACGGCCAACCTGGCGCGGTCCAACGTGGACTTCCCGCTCAGCATAGGACCTGTCCTTGAGGCCCTCGAGGAGCAGGTGGTTATGCTGCGGCTCCTGAGCGACATGGCACAGGACCCGCGCGGCGTGGCCGTCAGCATTGGCCGCGAAAACCCCTACGACGGGCTGGCCGAGGCCTCAGTGGTGGCCACGGGCTACGGCCCCGACGCCACCGCCAAGGTGGGCATACTGGGCCCTACCCGGATGGACTATCCCACCACCATGGCCGCCGTGCGCGCGGTGGCCCGCTATCTTTCGAGGATTCTGGGCCCGTGA
- the lepA gene encoding translation elongation factor 4 — MSPMARTAPVPAATDPAIIRNFCIIAHIDHGKSTLADRMLQSTGVVQARDMKAQYLDRMDIERERGITIKSQAVRMPWELDGVSYALNMIDTPGHVDFTYEVSRSLAACEGAVLLVDAAQGIEAQTLANLYLAMENDLTIIPVLNKIDLPAAQPEKYAAELASLIGGDPEDVLLVSGKTGVGVEALLDKIVRDLPAPVGNPDAPARAMIFDSVYDTYRGVVTYVRVVDGMLHPRERIQMMSTKASHELLEIGVSSPEPTPSKGLGVGEVGYLITGVKDVRQSKVGDTVTNLAKPASESLSGYADPKPMVFSGLYPLDGTDYPVLRDALDKLKLNDAALIYEPETSAALGFGFRVGFLGLLHLEIVRERLEREFNLDLISTAPNVVYEVTLEDKNVITVTNPSEFPSGKINEVREPMVAATILAPNEFVGAIMELCQGRRGVMRGMDYLSEDRVELRYWMPLAEIVFDFFDLLKSKTRGYASLDWKADGEQVADLVKVDILLQGEQVDAFSAITHKDKAYAYGVMMTGKLRELIPRQQFEVPIQAAIGSRIIARESIRAIRKDVLAKCYGGDISRKRKLLEKQKEGKKRMKMVGRVEVPQEAFIAALTTDESKDKAKK; from the coding sequence GTGTCTCCCATGGCCCGCACCGCCCCGGTGCCCGCCGCGACAGATCCGGCCATTATTCGGAATTTCTGCATCATCGCGCACATTGACCACGGTAAGTCCACCCTGGCCGACCGCATGCTGCAGTCCACCGGAGTGGTGCAGGCACGCGACATGAAGGCCCAGTACCTGGACCGCATGGACATCGAACGCGAGCGCGGCATCACCATCAAGTCGCAGGCTGTCCGGATGCCCTGGGAACTCGACGGGGTGAGCTACGCCCTGAACATGATCGACACGCCGGGCCACGTGGACTTCACCTACGAGGTGTCGCGTTCCCTCGCCGCCTGCGAAGGTGCCGTTCTGCTGGTGGACGCCGCGCAGGGCATCGAGGCCCAGACGCTGGCCAACCTGTATCTGGCGATGGAAAACGACCTCACCATCATCCCGGTCCTGAACAAGATCGACCTGCCCGCCGCCCAGCCGGAGAAGTACGCCGCCGAGCTGGCCAGCCTGATCGGTGGCGATCCCGAAGACGTGCTGCTGGTCTCCGGCAAGACTGGCGTCGGCGTAGAAGCGCTGCTGGACAAGATCGTGCGCGACCTGCCCGCACCCGTCGGTAACCCCGACGCGCCTGCCCGGGCCATGATCTTCGACTCCGTCTACGACACCTACCGGGGCGTGGTCACCTACGTCCGTGTGGTGGACGGCATGCTGCACCCGCGTGAACGAATCCAGATGATGTCCACCAAGGCCAGTCACGAGCTCCTGGAAATCGGCGTCAGCTCCCCGGAGCCGACACCCTCCAAGGGTCTCGGCGTCGGCGAGGTGGGCTACCTCATCACCGGCGTGAAGGACGTGCGCCAATCCAAGGTGGGCGACACCGTCACCAACCTCGCCAAGCCTGCGTCGGAATCACTGAGCGGCTACGCGGATCCCAAGCCGATGGTATTCTCAGGCCTCTACCCGCTGGACGGCACCGACTACCCGGTGCTCCGTGACGCGCTGGACAAGCTCAAGCTGAACGATGCAGCCCTGATCTACGAACCGGAAACCTCCGCGGCCCTCGGCTTCGGCTTCCGCGTGGGCTTCCTCGGACTGCTGCACCTGGAGATCGTCCGTGAGCGCCTCGAACGCGAATTCAACCTGGACCTGATCTCCACGGCGCCCAACGTGGTCTACGAGGTCACGCTCGAGGACAAGAACGTGATCACTGTGACGAACCCCAGTGAATTCCCCTCCGGGAAGATCAACGAGGTCCGCGAACCCATGGTGGCCGCGACGATCCTCGCCCCCAACGAGTTTGTCGGCGCCATCATGGAGCTCTGCCAGGGCCGCCGCGGCGTCATGCGCGGCATGGACTACCTGTCCGAGGACCGGGTGGAACTGCGGTACTGGATGCCGCTGGCCGAGATCGTCTTCGACTTCTTTGACCTGCTCAAGTCCAAGACGCGCGGCTACGCCTCGCTGGACTGGAAAGCCGACGGCGAACAGGTCGCCGACCTGGTCAAGGTGGACATCCTGCTCCAGGGCGAACAGGTGGACGCCTTCAGCGCCATCACCCACAAGGACAAGGCCTACGCCTACGGTGTGATGATGACCGGCAAGCTGCGCGAACTCATACCGCGCCAGCAGTTCGAAGTGCCGATCCAGGCAGCCATCGGATCCCGGATCATCGCCCGTGAGTCCATCCGCGCCATCCGCAAGGACGTTCTGGCCAAGTGCTACGGCGGCGACATCTCCCGTAAGCGCAAACTGCTGGAAAAGCAGAAGGAAGGCAAGAAGCGCATGAAGATGGTGGGGCGCGTGGAAGTGCCGCAGGAAGCCTTCATCGCAGCCCTGACCACTGACGAATCCAAGGACAAGGCCAAGAAGTAG
- a CDS encoding 16S rRNA (uracil(1498)-N(3))-methyltransferase yields the protein MSNPVFFTPAGALDSTVPGSVFVLDGAEARHAVTVKRLAVGEQVDIADGAGKRITGTVTEAAPAELTVECTSVNVEPRPGIRLVLVQALAKGDRDELAIETATELGIDAVIPWQSERSIVRWKGERAAKAHGKWQSAVTAAAKQARRAWIPEVRPAVDTQALAREVAEAGLAVILHEDAVTPLRRVLGKWSEERREASDPGEVLLIVGPEGGISPREVTRLCSAGAVTALLGPHVLRSSTAGPAGVVVASDVLGRW from the coding sequence GTGAGCAACCCCGTATTCTTCACCCCGGCCGGCGCGCTGGACAGCACTGTTCCCGGTTCGGTGTTCGTCCTGGACGGTGCCGAGGCCCGGCACGCAGTCACCGTGAAGCGCCTGGCGGTGGGGGAGCAGGTTGACATTGCCGACGGCGCCGGCAAACGCATCACCGGAACCGTGACGGAAGCCGCCCCCGCCGAGCTGACGGTCGAATGCACCTCCGTCAATGTGGAACCGCGGCCGGGCATCCGCCTCGTTCTGGTGCAGGCCCTCGCCAAGGGCGACCGGGACGAGTTGGCGATCGAAACCGCCACCGAACTGGGCATCGACGCGGTGATTCCGTGGCAGTCGGAACGCTCCATCGTCCGCTGGAAGGGTGAGCGGGCGGCCAAGGCGCACGGCAAGTGGCAGTCGGCCGTCACGGCCGCCGCCAAGCAGGCACGCCGCGCCTGGATCCCCGAGGTAAGGCCCGCCGTCGACACCCAGGCGCTGGCCAGGGAAGTGGCGGAAGCCGGCCTTGCCGTGATTCTGCACGAGGACGCGGTGACGCCGCTGCGGCGGGTCCTGGGCAAGTGGTCGGAGGAGCGCCGGGAGGCGTCGGACCCGGGCGAGGTCCTCCTCATCGTTGGTCCCGAAGGGGGCATCAGCCCCCGTGAGGTCACCAGGCTGTGCAGCGCCGGGGCGGTAACGGCGCTGCTGGGACCGCACGTCCTGCGGTCATCGACGGCGGGACCCGCCGGCGTCGTGGTTGCCAGCGACGTCCTCGGCCGCTGGTAA